The following proteins are encoded in a genomic region of Arcobacter suis CECT 7833:
- a CDS encoding peroxiredoxin: MLVTKKAPDFTAKAVLADGQIVENFNLYENIGEKGAVLFFYPLDFTFVCPSEIIAFSKRIEDFTSRGISVIGCSVDSQFSHFAWRETPVEQGGIGRVKFPLVADLSKSISRDYDVLFGESVALRGSFLIDADGTVRHAVINDLPLGRNIDEMIRMVDAMLFTNEHGEVCPAGWAKGDEGMKANTAGVAEYLAKNEGKL; encoded by the coding sequence ATGTTAGTAACTAAAAAAGCTCCAGATTTTACAGCAAAAGCTGTACTTGCAGATGGTCAAATTGTAGAAAATTTTAACTTATATGAAAACATTGGTGAAAAAGGTGCAGTATTATTCTTTTACCCACTAGACTTTACGTTTGTTTGTCCATCTGAAATTATTGCTTTCTCAAAAAGAATTGAAGATTTTACTTCAAGAGGAATTTCTGTAATTGGTTGTTCAGTTGATTCTCAATTTTCTCACTTTGCATGGAGAGAAACACCAGTTGAGCAAGGTGGAATTGGAAGAGTTAAATTTCCATTAGTAGCTGACCTTTCAAAATCAATCTCAAGAGACTATGATGTATTATTTGGTGAATCAGTTGCATTAAGAGGATCATTTTTAATTGATGCTGATGGAACTGTAAGACATGCTGTAATTAATGACTTACCATTAGGAAGAAATATTGATGAAATGATTAGAATGGTAGATGCAATGTTATTTACAAATGAGCATGGTGAAGTTTGTCCTGCTGGATGGGCAAAAGGTGACGAAGGTATGAAAGCTAACACTGCTGGTGTTGCTGAATATTTAGCAAAAAATGAAGGAAAATTATAA